A part of Thermococcus sp. SY098 genomic DNA contains:
- a CDS encoding MFS transporter, with protein MENIRRRVSIVLLILMAAFLMADQNLLPPNYQQIMQEFGISETQMGLVSTIFVATSALITLIWGFLSDIGRRKKLLVIGVLIGEIPCFLTAFVHSYWQLLLMRLFTGIGVGSIIPIGYSLIADMFEEEHRGRGYAYIQTAFGFGTLFGMVIAGLIASWRPPFIIASVPNFILAPLFYLIAEEPKRGGGEKVLKEVLERGYEYTYRLSWDAVKKSFQTKTNLLIFLQGLSGTVPWGVLMYWLVSFLIVTRGMAKDTATFVLLILGIATVIGTLIGGFVGDYFEGKMRGGRAIVTGLAIFLGMLAAIGIIIYPLPSQLSIKGWIALALYSFLFLQLVSFAGPNVTAIISQVNLPEDRGTVFGVFNIIDNVGKALGPLFGGFLIETLRSAGYSNALAYEYALIIGSLFWIPCALVWLWIRKQYPEDRSRIQEILKKRAEEILRRGNYDVI; from the coding sequence ATGGAAAACATTAGACGTAGGGTATCTATTGTGCTCCTTATTTTGATGGCTGCTTTTTTGATGGCAGATCAAAACCTTCTGCCCCCAAACTATCAGCAGATTATGCAGGAGTTCGGCATAAGCGAAACCCAAATGGGATTAGTTTCGACGATCTTTGTTGCAACAAGTGCATTAATAACCCTTATCTGGGGGTTCCTTTCAGACATTGGACGCAGGAAAAAGCTTCTTGTAATTGGAGTCCTAATCGGGGAAATTCCATGTTTCTTAACTGCATTTGTTCACAGCTATTGGCAGCTTTTGCTCATGCGTCTTTTTACTGGAATCGGAGTTGGTTCAATAATTCCGATAGGATATTCTCTGATAGCGGATATGTTTGAGGAAGAGCACAGAGGACGGGGGTATGCATATATTCAGACGGCTTTTGGATTTGGAACGCTCTTTGGAATGGTAATTGCTGGACTAATAGCGAGCTGGAGGCCGCCGTTTATAATAGCATCTGTTCCAAATTTTATTCTCGCACCCCTGTTTTACCTGATAGCAGAAGAACCTAAGAGGGGAGGAGGGGAAAAAGTCCTAAAAGAAGTTCTCGAGAGGGGCTACGAATACACCTACAGACTCAGCTGGGATGCTGTTAAAAAATCGTTCCAAACAAAGACGAATCTCCTGATATTCCTCCAGGGATTAAGTGGGACTGTTCCGTGGGGTGTTTTAATGTACTGGCTGGTTTCATTCCTTATCGTCACAAGAGGAATGGCAAAAGACACGGCGACGTTTGTTCTGCTAATTTTAGGGATTGCGACAGTTATAGGAACTCTTATCGGGGGTTTTGTAGGGGATTACTTTGAAGGAAAGATGAGAGGGGGCAGAGCGATTGTAACGGGCTTGGCAATATTCTTAGGCATGCTTGCGGCGATAGGAATTATTATATATCCCCTTCCAAGTCAGCTCAGTATTAAAGGCTGGATTGCTCTTGCACTTTATTCATTTCTCTTTCTCCAGCTGGTGAGCTTTGCTGGGCCGAACGTTACGGCAATAATTTCTCAAGTTAATCTTCCCGAGGACAGAGGCACCGTCTTCGGAGTCTTCAACATAATAGATAACGTTGGAAAAGCTCTTGGCCCTCTTTTCGGGGGATTCCTGATAGAAACGCTCAGAAGTGCCGGCTACTCAAATGCTTTGGCATATGAATATGCTCTCATAATCGGCTCGCTCTTCTGGATTCCGTGTGCTCTTGTCTGGCTGTGGATTAGAAAGCAATACCCGGAAGATAGAAGTAGGATCCAAGAGATTTTGAAGAAAAGAGCCGAAGAAATTTTGAGGAGGGGTAATTATGATGTCATTTGA
- a CDS encoding hydrolase, which translates to MANALVFHANLQYAEIPKSEIPKVVKKSYIPTIFELIKSEIPFALNITGFSLQYLPKDLITLIKEGIESDLIEITGTAYTHAILPLLPLDRVEAQIMKDIAVKERTFEVKPKTFWLPELAYDPIIPAILRDCGYDEVFVDGEALLFSNHLNSAIKPIKPLYPHLIKAQRGEKFVYWNYLLGLRELKSAIKLVFGGKVILKAVKEITGIPVWVAVNTAVMLGIGGFPLMNVKKAVKWIKGLDEIILYGTDLEFFGYRNLAGYILSIQKLRELINELNNEIVLPSRLKHSGRSLYLRTSSWAPDKGLDIWTKDWGNQRLNMLSWELKWEHAFLAENSDARGWEPLAERRLDAFKAIYQAWREGYGKH; encoded by the coding sequence ATGGCAAATGCCTTGGTATTTCATGCAAACCTTCAGTATGCTGAAATTCCAAAAAGTGAGATTCCAAAAGTTGTTAAAAAGTCATACATCCCAACAATTTTCGAGCTAATAAAAAGCGAGATTCCTTTTGCTTTGAATATTACGGGTTTTTCTCTCCAGTATTTGCCAAAAGACCTAATAACACTCATAAAAGAAGGTATTGAAAGCGATCTAATTGAGATTACCGGTACAGCTTACACTCATGCTATTCTGCCTCTCCTTCCTTTGGATAGGGTAGAGGCACAGATAATGAAAGACATAGCAGTTAAAGAGAGAACCTTTGAAGTGAAACCGAAGACCTTCTGGCTTCCCGAATTAGCTTACGATCCTATAATACCTGCCATTTTAAGAGACTGTGGCTATGATGAAGTCTTTGTTGATGGGGAAGCGTTGCTTTTCTCAAATCATCTAAATTCAGCAATTAAGCCCATAAAGCCTCTTTATCCTCATTTAATTAAAGCTCAAAGAGGAGAGAAATTTGTCTATTGGAATTACCTTCTTGGTCTGAGAGAACTAAAAAGTGCAATAAAGCTTGTATTTGGTGGAAAGGTTATTCTCAAAGCTGTAAAAGAAATTACGGGTATCCCAGTGTGGGTAGCAGTTAATACCGCCGTTATGCTCGGAATAGGCGGGTTCCCGCTGATGAACGTTAAGAAAGCCGTGAAGTGGATTAAAGGTCTGGATGAAATAATATTATACGGTACTGATCTGGAGTTTTTCGGATACAGGAATTTGGCAGGTTATATTTTGAGCATCCAGAAGCTCAGAGAGTTAATAAATGAGCTTAACAATGAGATTGTTCTCCCAAGCAGGCTGAAACACAGCGGAAGGAGCCTTTATCTGAGAACTTCAAGCTGGGCACCGGACAAAGGTTTGGATATTTGGACAAAAGATTGGGGAAATCAAAGATTGAACATGCTTTCATGGGAGTTGAAGTGGGAACATGCGTTTTTAGCTGAAAACAGTGATGCTCGCGGTTGGGAACCCCTGGCTGAGAGGAGATTAGATGCGTTTAAGGCTATTTATCAAGCCTGGAGGGAGGGTTATGGAAAACATTAG
- a CDS encoding galactokinase, protein MHRVISPGRVNLIGEHTDYTFGYVMPMAVNLYTVIEGKKSESVELYSEHFKETRAFELNNLEKENSWIDYVKGIYKVLFEAGFKLGGIRGRINGNLPIGAGLSSSASFELAIMQFLNEVYNLGISREDMALLAQKAENEFVGIPCGIMDQFVVALGKKGHAVFIDTETLHYEYIALPKDMQILVFYTGIRRKLAASAYADRRRIAETILKRIGKKSSKEVTERDLRGLPGIYKKRFAYIIRENERVLEAKEALRKGDIEQFGKILTRAHWDIAENYGVSCGELDFFVRKVVKLGAYGARLTGAGFGGAAIAVVDREEAKKIGEKILREYTKAFNWKAQYFLVEASDGVKMVR, encoded by the coding sequence ATGCATAGGGTTATTTCTCCGGGAAGGGTTAATTTGATTGGTGAGCATACGGATTACACTTTTGGTTATGTTATGCCAATGGCTGTGAATCTCTACACAGTTATTGAGGGTAAGAAAAGTGAATCTGTGGAGTTGTATTCGGAACACTTTAAAGAGACAAGGGCTTTTGAGCTAAATAACCTTGAAAAGGAGAATTCATGGATTGACTATGTTAAAGGAATTTACAAGGTTCTCTTTGAGGCGGGTTTCAAGCTTGGGGGGATTAGAGGGAGGATTAATGGTAACTTACCGATTGGAGCCGGATTGAGTTCCTCGGCGAGTTTTGAACTTGCAATAATGCAGTTTCTGAATGAAGTCTACAACTTGGGAATTTCAAGAGAAGATATGGCACTCCTTGCACAAAAGGCAGAGAATGAGTTTGTTGGTATTCCTTGTGGTATAATGGATCAATTTGTAGTTGCCCTTGGAAAAAAGGGGCATGCAGTGTTCATTGATACTGAAACTCTTCACTATGAGTATATAGCTCTTCCCAAGGATATGCAGATTTTGGTCTTCTACACAGGCATTAGGCGTAAGCTGGCGGCTTCTGCCTATGCTGATAGAAGAAGAATAGCAGAAACAATTCTCAAGCGCATAGGAAAGAAATCCTCAAAAGAAGTAACTGAGAGAGATTTAAGAGGATTGCCGGGAATCTACAAAAAGCGCTTTGCCTACATTATAAGGGAAAATGAAAGGGTCTTAGAAGCAAAAGAAGCCCTCAGAAAAGGGGATATAGAACAATTTGGAAAAATTTTGACAAGGGCTCACTGGGACATAGCTGAGAATTATGGCGTGAGCTGCGGAGAGCTTGATTTCTTTGTAAGAAAAGTTGTCAAGCTTGGAGCCTATGGGGCAAGGCTAACTGGGGCAGGGTTTGGAGGAGCCGCGATAGCTGTAGTGGATAGAGAGGAGGCTAAGAAAATTGGGGAGAAAATTTTGAGAGAATACACTAAGGCATTCAACTGGAAAGCCCAGTATTTTTTAGTTGAAGCTTCCGATGGGGTGAAGATGGTTAGGTGA
- a CDS encoding C69 family dipeptidase, with product MCDILVAAPDATKEGIMIFAKNSDRDPNEAQILEFLPRQKHEEEKVKLTYVEFPQVKETYAVILSRPWWMWGAEMGANEFGLVIGNTAVFTKLKVPERGILGMDIIRLALERTKSSREALDFITSLIEEYGQGGNGSYEHKLLYHNSFIIADKNEAWVLETADKHWVAKQIKDVYSISNALTIGNEWDLASESIEKLAKEKPNFNFAKYFSDRFYTHFAHGRERRTFTYKKLSEKKGEITLEYMMQILRSHQAEDFEPAKGSMRDICMHFGGLTRPSQTASSQISELYDDLPVHWFTGTSLPCLSIFKPVYFESGIPDLGEEPTNKYNPNSYWWRFELFHRKFQMNYKAYIEEFAGERNKLQKEIIERERQVRENPSPEDLKALTEWAFKEERKLVENWSSKIKLGKTPFLYSRNWKKVNVRAGINL from the coding sequence ATGTGCGACATATTAGTTGCCGCTCCAGATGCCACTAAAGAGGGAATAATGATTTTTGCCAAAAACAGCGATAGAGACCCAAATGAAGCTCAAATTCTGGAGTTTCTTCCAAGGCAGAAACATGAAGAAGAAAAGGTTAAGCTCACCTATGTTGAATTTCCGCAAGTTAAGGAAACCTACGCCGTAATCCTCTCGCGCCCCTGGTGGATGTGGGGAGCAGAGATGGGAGCCAATGAATTCGGTCTTGTAATCGGAAACACAGCTGTATTTACAAAGCTGAAAGTTCCTGAGAGGGGAATTTTGGGCATGGATATTATTCGCTTAGCTTTGGAGAGAACAAAATCAAGCAGAGAAGCTTTGGATTTTATAACTTCACTAATTGAAGAGTACGGCCAGGGAGGAAACGGAAGCTACGAGCATAAACTTTTGTATCACAACTCCTTCATAATCGCCGATAAAAACGAAGCGTGGGTTCTTGAAACCGCAGATAAGCACTGGGTTGCCAAGCAGATTAAAGATGTTTACTCCATCTCAAATGCCCTCACCATAGGGAATGAGTGGGATTTGGCATCGGAGAGCATTGAAAAACTTGCAAAGGAAAAGCCAAACTTCAACTTTGCTAAATATTTTTCCGACAGATTTTACACTCACTTTGCTCATGGCAGGGAGAGGAGAACTTTCACATACAAAAAGCTCAGCGAGAAAAAAGGGGAAATAACTCTTGAATATATGATGCAGATTCTTCGCTCTCACCAGGCTGAAGACTTTGAGCCTGCCAAAGGTTCTATGAGGGATATATGCATGCACTTTGGAGGCTTAACGAGGCCGTCTCAAACTGCCTCATCGCAGATATCGGAGCTTTACGACGATTTACCTGTGCACTGGTTTACAGGGACTTCACTTCCATGTTTAAGCATCTTTAAGCCAGTATACTTTGAAAGCGGAATCCCAGATTTGGGAGAGGAGCCGACGAACAAGTACAATCCAAACAGCTACTGGTGGAGATTTGAGCTCTTCCACAGAAAGTTTCAGATGAACTACAAAGCCTACATAGAGGAGTTTGCTGGGGAGAGAAACAAGCTGCAGAAAGAGATAATCGAAAGGGAGAGGCAAGTTAGAGAAAATCCATCTCCAGAAGACCTCAAGGCGTTAACGGAGTGGGCTTTCAAGGAAGAAAGAAAGCTAGTGGAGAATTGGAGTTCAAAGATTAAGTTAGGGAAGACACCATTTTTGTACAGCAGAAATTGGAAGAAAGTGAATGTGAGGGCTGGGATTAATTTATAA
- a CDS encoding FAD-binding oxidoreductase, with translation MKSRAEVVIIGGGVIGLSIAYHLGKLGVEDVVVLEKKYIGSGSTFRCASGIRAQFTDEANIKLQKYNIERWKRLSDELEHDINFKQSGYLFLATSEEEVEVFKKNIKLQNRLGVPTRLIGMDEAKEIVPPLNTEPFLAGAWNPEDGKASPFHVVYGFAKKAKEFGVEICEYTPAVDILVEKDEIKGVKTEKGIIKTGIVINAANAWAPIINEMAGLKRDFIPIKPYKHQLVKTEPIAEGQIEPLTCPPAWNDSYVIQDGEDGGVICGTGLEKLTHLDDVQPTYDFMREVLKWATKIIPALKYVHVVRQWAGFYAKTPDSNPAIGRIQYVDELYIAAGFSGHGFMMAPGVGEAIAELIVKGKSKVPLDWDWYDPHRFERGELRSAAFQIG, from the coding sequence ATGAAGAGTAGAGCTGAAGTTGTCATTATTGGTGGAGGCGTCATTGGACTCTCAATAGCCTACCATTTAGGAAAGCTTGGTGTTGAAGACGTTGTTGTCCTTGAGAAGAAATACATAGGTTCAGGTTCAACCTTCAGATGTGCCTCTGGAATCAGGGCACAATTTACCGATGAAGCAAATATAAAGCTTCAAAAGTACAACATTGAGAGATGGAAGAGGCTTAGTGATGAGCTTGAGCATGATATAAATTTCAAACAGAGTGGATACCTATTCTTAGCAACAAGTGAGGAGGAAGTTGAAGTATTTAAGAAAAACATAAAACTCCAGAACAGGCTTGGAGTCCCTACAAGGCTCATTGGCATGGATGAAGCAAAAGAAATTGTCCCACCCCTTAATACAGAGCCTTTCTTAGCGGGTGCATGGAACCCCGAAGATGGGAAGGCAAGTCCATTCCACGTTGTTTACGGGTTTGCAAAGAAAGCAAAAGAGTTTGGTGTTGAGATTTGCGAATATACACCGGCGGTTGATATATTGGTGGAAAAGGATGAAATAAAAGGGGTTAAAACGGAAAAAGGCATAATAAAGACTGGAATAGTAATTAACGCTGCAAATGCTTGGGCACCAATAATAAATGAAATGGCTGGACTGAAAAGGGATTTTATCCCAATAAAGCCGTACAAACATCAACTTGTCAAAACTGAGCCAATAGCAGAGGGACAAATTGAACCATTGACGTGTCCCCCTGCATGGAATGATTCCTATGTCATCCAAGATGGTGAAGATGGCGGTGTTATCTGCGGAACTGGGCTTGAGAAGCTCACTCATTTAGATGATGTTCAACCTACATATGACTTCATGAGGGAGGTACTTAAGTGGGCAACAAAAATTATTCCTGCTTTGAAGTATGTTCACGTTGTTAGGCAGTGGGCAGGGTTTTATGCCAAAACTCCCGATAGCAATCCTGCAATAGGAAGAATTCAATATGTAGATGAGCTTTATATAGCTGCAGGTTTCAGCGGACATGGCTTTATGATGGCACCAGGAGTTGGTGAGGCAATCGCAGAGCTGATAGTGAAAGGAAAGAGCAAAGTTCCACTTGATTGGGACTGGTACGACCCACACAGATTTGAGCGTGGAGAACTGAGAAGTGCAGCATTCCAGATTGGTTGA
- a CDS encoding PIG-L deacetylase family protein yields MMSFEMLNQMLGSLDQKKAVKFLLQNILGIDLDNPFENVEKVLCIQPHPDDCELAVGGILAKLFLEGKEIVYLTLTDGAVGTRDPMISPQELAGIRKKEQEKAAKVIGVKKLIWLDYKDTELPYSPEVRNRIISVIRKEKPDIVFAPDPWLPYEAHPDHRNAGFLALEAVFFAPFPYINKDDLEKGLTPYEVPLVALYYTARPSYIEDVTDVFDVKLRALKEHRSQFEKNWQQWELFIRIVGMFYGKKIGAMYGEGIKVLPKLLLHVTPFAEVV; encoded by the coding sequence ATGATGTCATTTGAAATGTTGAATCAAATGCTTGGGAGCTTAGATCAGAAAAAAGCGGTTAAGTTTTTACTTCAGAACATACTTGGGATTGATTTGGATAATCCCTTTGAAAATGTTGAGAAAGTTCTGTGCATCCAGCCACATCCAGATGACTGTGAGCTTGCAGTTGGGGGAATTTTGGCTAAGCTTTTCTTGGAAGGAAAAGAAATTGTGTATTTAACGTTGACAGATGGGGCTGTGGGAACCAGGGATCCTATGATTTCTCCTCAGGAGCTCGCTGGGATTAGAAAGAAGGAGCAGGAAAAAGCAGCAAAGGTCATTGGAGTTAAAAAGCTGATATGGCTCGATTATAAAGATACAGAGCTTCCTTACTCTCCTGAAGTAAGAAACAGAATAATAAGCGTGATCCGCAAAGAGAAGCCCGATATCGTCTTTGCCCCTGATCCTTGGCTTCCATATGAGGCCCATCCGGATCATAGAAACGCTGGCTTTCTGGCTTTGGAAGCTGTCTTTTTTGCTCCATTTCCTTATATAAACAAAGATGACCTTGAAAAGGGCTTGACACCTTACGAAGTCCCACTGGTTGCCTTATACTACACTGCGAGACCCAGCTACATCGAGGATGTGACAGATGTTTTTGATGTAAAACTCAGAGCTCTAAAAGAGCATAGAAGTCAGTTTGAAAAGAACTGGCAACAATGGGAGCTCTTTATTAGAATTGTTGGGATGTTCTATGGGAAGAAAATTGGAGCTATGTACGGAGAAGGTATTAAAGTTCTTCCAAAGCTGCTGTTGCATGTCACCCCCTTTGCAGAGGTGGTTTGA
- a CDS encoding (2Fe-2S)-binding protein, translated as MSDKKNIIICRCNEVTQEEIEALIDQGVTDIEMIKRLLRIGMGPCQGRTCLPMVISILARKTGKRPDEITLPATRIPVRPVPAGVLVGEMESDGNEE; from the coding sequence ATGAGCGATAAGAAAAACATCATAATCTGCCGCTGTAATGAAGTAACTCAGGAGGAAATCGAGGCTCTAATAGACCAGGGAGTCACTGACATCGAGATGATAAAGAGGCTTTTAAGGATAGGCATGGGGCCGTGTCAAGGAAGGACATGTCTTCCGATGGTTATCTCGATCCTTGCAAGAAAAACCGGTAAAAGACCAGATGAAATTACGCTTCCTGCAACAAGAATCCCTGTGAGACCCGTTCCAGCCGGAGTATTGGTGGGTGAGATGGAGAGTGATGGAAATGAAGAGTAG
- a CDS encoding glycoside hydrolase family 1 protein produces MLKFPDNFIFGTATSSYQIEGDNIWSDWWYWAEKGKLPKAGKACNHWELYKKDIELMASLNYSAYRFSMEWARIFPEEGKLNESALERYQDIIDLLNKKGITPMLTVHHFTLPTWFALKGGFEKEENLKYWEEYVSVIAELKGVKLVATFNEPMVYVVAGYLMGMWPPFKKNPLRAGKAAVNMINAHAIAYEILHGKFKVGIVKNYQHFIPATNSKKDKEAKDRVDYLFNWAFIDGIFHGSYESFMKKYEVSESNLDFIGINYYNIQKVKKRWNPLNPFIVEDAGVSRKTDMGWSVYPKGIYAGIKAFSRYEKPMYITENGIATLDDEWRIEFIIQHLQYVHKAIREGLDINGYFYWSFMDNYEWAEGFRPRFGLVEIDYETFERKPRKSAYIYGEVAKRKEIGDELLEKYGLREL; encoded by the coding sequence ATGTTAAAATTTCCTGACAACTTCATATTTGGCACAGCCACATCTTCTTACCAGATAGAAGGAGACAACATATGGAGCGACTGGTGGTACTGGGCTGAGAAGGGAAAGCTTCCTAAAGCCGGGAAAGCCTGCAACCATTGGGAGTTGTATAAAAAGGACATAGAACTGATGGCATCACTCAATTATTCCGCCTACAGGTTCTCAATGGAGTGGGCAAGGATTTTCCCAGAAGAAGGAAAGCTCAATGAGTCTGCTCTTGAGAGATATCAAGATATTATAGACCTCCTCAACAAAAAAGGAATAACTCCAATGCTCACGGTTCACCACTTCACCCTTCCAACGTGGTTTGCCCTAAAGGGAGGTTTTGAGAAAGAAGAAAACCTCAAGTACTGGGAAGAATACGTTAGCGTCATAGCTGAGCTTAAAGGTGTTAAACTTGTAGCTACGTTTAATGAGCCGATGGTTTACGTTGTCGCTGGTTATCTTATGGGAATGTGGCCCCCTTTCAAAAAGAACCCCTTAAGGGCAGGAAAAGCTGCTGTTAACATGATAAATGCCCATGCAATAGCTTACGAAATCCTCCACGGAAAGTTCAAGGTTGGGATTGTTAAGAATTATCAGCATTTCATTCCAGCTACGAACTCAAAGAAAGACAAGGAAGCGAAGGATAGGGTTGATTATCTCTTCAACTGGGCTTTTATTGATGGTATTTTCCACGGAAGCTACGAGAGCTTCATGAAAAAATACGAAGTAAGTGAAAGCAATTTGGATTTCATAGGGATAAATTACTACAACATCCAGAAGGTCAAGAAAAGATGGAATCCACTGAATCCATTCATAGTTGAAGATGCCGGCGTGAGCAGAAAGACCGATATGGGATGGAGTGTCTATCCAAAGGGAATTTATGCGGGAATAAAAGCCTTTTCAAGATACGAAAAACCAATGTACATAACGGAAAACGGCATAGCAACGCTTGACGATGAGTGGAGGATAGAGTTCATAATCCAGCATCTGCAGTATGTCCACAAAGCTATTAGAGAGGGTCTTGACATCAACGGCTACTTTTACTGGTCATTTATGGACAACTATGAGTGGGCTGAGGGATTCAGACCAAGGTTTGGACTCGTTGAGATTGACTATGAGACTTTTGAGAGAAAGCCAAGAAAAAGTGCATACATTTATGGTGAAGTTGCCAAGAGGAAGGAAATAGGTGATGAGCTGTTGGAGAAGTATGGTCTCAGAGAGCTTTAA
- a CDS encoding ATP-binding protein, protein MLFSPYPKTKKEELFDRDKEFSELISSIEDGERLILLLGIRRLGKSSLLNAALNEIDFPSVKIDVREVYFEHSSVNRYLIARYFLSALSGKRKIFEEAKMFLKNVKGLTISGLSFSFSKDFNLTDVLKALDDYGEKNGTRVIIAFDEAQYLRFGGATRYDGILAYAVDNLPNLTFILIGSEVGLLFDFLKFENPEAPLFGRYHRDIALKRFDEKTSLSFLRTGFKEAGKRVKKSELEDTVEKLDGIVGWLALYGYLRVSQRLSHKKALDEVFKEANKAIGSEMSRLFAYSPRYRMILKSIALGYEKWSEIKDYVTLKLGYINDSNFSNLLENLVKYGYVEKKNGRYKIADPVLAKVFRVL, encoded by the coding sequence ATGTTATTTTCACCATATCCAAAGACCAAAAAAGAAGAGCTTTTTGACAGAGATAAAGAGTTTAGTGAACTTATATCTTCCATAGAGGATGGTGAGAGGCTCATACTCTTATTAGGAATTAGAAGACTCGGAAAAAGCTCCCTACTAAATGCTGCTCTTAATGAAATTGACTTTCCAAGTGTAAAAATTGACGTTAGAGAGGTTTATTTTGAACACTCTTCTGTGAACCGCTACCTAATTGCACGCTATTTCCTCTCAGCGTTGAGTGGAAAGAGAAAGATATTTGAAGAGGCTAAGATGTTCTTAAAGAATGTTAAAGGTTTAACAATCTCTGGGCTCAGTTTCAGTTTTTCAAAGGACTTCAACCTAACTGATGTCCTGAAAGCACTTGACGATTATGGAGAGAAAAACGGAACAAGGGTTATTATTGCTTTTGATGAAGCCCAGTATCTGCGCTTTGGGGGAGCTACAAGGTACGACGGCATTTTAGCTTATGCTGTTGATAATCTACCGAACTTGACCTTTATACTTATTGGAAGTGAAGTTGGTTTGCTTTTTGATTTCCTCAAGTTTGAGAACCCAGAGGCTCCACTCTTTGGGAGATATCATAGAGACATAGCTTTAAAGCGATTTGATGAAAAAACGAGTCTTTCATTTTTAAGAACTGGATTTAAAGAGGCTGGAAAGAGAGTTAAGAAATCTGAGCTTGAAGACACTGTTGAAAAGCTTGATGGAATTGTTGGATGGCTTGCCTTATATGGCTACCTTAGAGTTTCACAAAGACTCAGTCACAAAAAAGCTCTTGATGAAGTTTTTAAAGAGGCAAACAAAGCAATAGGTAGTGAAATGTCGAGACTCTTCGCATACAGTCCAAGATACAGGATGATTCTTAAAAGTATTGCTTTGGGTTATGAGAAGTGGAGCGAAATAAAAGACTATGTAACTCTAAAGCTTGGTTACATCAATGATTCAAACTTCTCAAATCTCCTCGAGAATCTTGTAAAGTACGGCTATGTTGAAAAGAAGAATGGCAGATATAAAATAGCTGACCCGGTATTAGCAAAGGTCTTTAGAGTACTGTAG
- the galT gene encoding galactose-1-phosphate uridylyltransferase: MRELRYNPLTGQWIMVSAVRKKRPWRPKNFCPFCPGGEETGFGWEVLLLPNKFPMLDFKAEKPQNGGFYKKARAIGQCSVIVETPEHNLKDLDELSLEQMVKVVELWKNVTMELKDNPHVTYLAIFRNKGEEIGVSLTHPHGQLYALPFIPLKARLKIENSRKHYKRFGECLFCRILEEEMKGERVIYENESFVLFMPFFANWPFEVHIYPKRHVQWLTQLNNGEIEDLADILRMTTATLNALFERQMPYVMNVFQAPFKGHYDFYHLHIEFYPMLRDRDKLKYAAGIELGTWEFTYDGVPEEYAQKLREACKKIVERIGAKGKCYEKI; this comes from the coding sequence ATGAGGGAGCTCCGCTATAACCCCCTAACAGGCCAATGGATAATGGTTTCTGCCGTGAGAAAAAAGAGACCCTGGCGTCCTAAGAATTTCTGTCCTTTCTGTCCGGGAGGTGAGGAAACTGGTTTTGGCTGGGAGGTTCTTCTTTTGCCGAATAAGTTTCCGATGCTTGATTTCAAAGCGGAAAAGCCTCAAAATGGTGGTTTCTACAAAAAAGCCAGAGCTATCGGGCAGTGCAGCGTTATAGTGGAAACTCCGGAGCATAATCTGAAGGATTTGGACGAACTTTCTCTGGAGCAGATGGTTAAGGTTGTTGAATTATGGAAAAATGTAACTATGGAATTAAAGGATAATCCTCATGTTACATACCTTGCAATCTTTCGAAATAAGGGTGAGGAGATCGGTGTTAGCTTAACACATCCACATGGACAGCTCTATGCTCTACCATTTATCCCTCTAAAGGCTCGTTTGAAAATTGAGAACTCGAGGAAACATTACAAGCGCTTTGGCGAGTGCCTCTTCTGCCGCATCCTGGAGGAAGAGATGAAAGGGGAGAGGGTCATTTATGAAAATGAAAGTTTTGTTCTCTTCATGCCTTTCTTTGCGAACTGGCCTTTTGAGGTGCATATTTATCCCAAGCGTCATGTGCAGTGGCTGACGCAATTGAATAATGGGGAGATTGAAGATTTGGCCGACATTCTGAGAATGACAACGGCAACGCTTAACGCCCTCTTTGAGAGGCAGATGCCCTATGTGATGAACGTCTTTCAGGCACCGTTTAAAGGTCATTATGATTTTTATCACCTTCACATTGAGTTCTATCCGATGCTTAGAGACAGGGATAAGCTGAAATATGCCGCAGGCATTGAGCTCGGCACCTGGGAGTTCACCTACGATGGAGTTCCGGAGGAGTATGCTCAAAAGCTAAGAGAAGCCTGCAAGAAAATAGTAGAGAGGATTGGAGCTAAGGGGAAATGCTATGAAAAGATTTAG